GAAAGAAGTGCTTAATCTTGGGCCACAACTGGTGGCCTACCGGCAGGTCGCCCTTTAGCATGTCGTACGCATTTATCATAGATTCCACCTCGTTGCGCCATTCACCCACGTTGCCTTTCTTTTCGTAGTCGATTTTCCGACGCCACAACAAGCGCATTAGGCACTTCAGCCGCAGATAGTGCACGACGTACACGTCCTTGCCCTCCAGGAACGGGTTGATGTAATCGTTGCAGAGCAGCTGGCGATTCAGATTCATACGACCCATGATGAACGGGTTTATGCGCACAGTGCGCTTCGCGCCTGTGGGACAACAGCAGTAATCTTTCCTCTCGCACGCGAAGAAACCGTCGTAGCATACCTCACCACGGAAGTACACAGGCTCTTTGCTCGAGAGGCCGGGGATATTGGAGCTCACGCGAACGGCGTCACGCATGTCTTCGTTGTCATTGAATTGCGATACGACCTTGCCGTAGTACCTCAAACCTTTACGAGGTGCCATGCTGACACGCAGCTCGCCGATGCGCTCATTCGCCACGCGGTACATTCCGGGGATCAGCCACCGATCCAGAGAGCTCTTCACCAGCTTGTCCAGGTTGTGTAACGGGCCCTTAATTCGCCCTTCCTCGCACATCTGCTCGGTGATGAGCATCAGCTCGACTACGTCGGGTCTCACGGTGCTCGCGGCCACAACGGTTATGGCGCCGGCGGAGCCACCGGTCAACGGGGTGGTGGCGTTTAAGATGTTCATTTCGCTCAGGAAGCTAAGCGTTCCCATCAGATACGGGACCAGGAAGCCGCACGGCGCGAACGAAAAACCGATGTCGGCAACGCTCTTGCCGACGGTGCCGATCTTGTCGATGGACACGTACGTCACGTGTTCAAACATCTCCGTCAAAGTCGCATCACGTGGCGGCTCTTCGTTCGGTCTCAGCTTCAAGTAGCCCCAGGATGCGTAGTCCATCAGCATGTCGTGTACGTAGCCCACGCCGGCACCCTTGCGACCCACGAACAGGTCAAGGTGCATGCATCGGTCCTCGACGGCGGACATATCGATGTTGCCAGTGGAAGATATGCGCTTCAACGCTTTGTTCACACTAGAAGCCAGCGACAAGAACAGCATGGACATGCTGGGCGCGTTAGTGGAAACGTAATCACGTCTACTCTCAGCAGTCACCAGACCGATCTTGAATGGGCATTGGTACGCATCGAACGATGCCGTTTCGTCTGCGTCACGATCTTCATCGGGTTCATCTTTAGATTCTTCGCCCTCGGCCACGGAAGTTCGGGTGGTGATGACTTCGGAGGCCATGGCCTTGGCACGGTAACACACGTGGAGCAGCAGGTCAATATACTGGTGGAGGCGGCCGTCTAAGTCGAGCGTCGACTCTTCAAACCGCTCGACGTTGATGCCCTGCGATGAAAGGTAGCTGATCACGCGGTCGGCGTTGAAGTGACTCGCAATCGCCGAACGATTCTGCACGCGATTGAACGTTTTCAGGAATAGGCGCGGGAGCCGGTGATGCCACTGGCTCGACTCCATGAACGCGATAGACGGCCTTCCTGCCGCGTCACCGCCTTCTGACAGCGATAGACGTTTGAAGACGCCGACCAGCGCCTCTTCCACATCCTTGTTCACGGCGCGGACCGCGGACCACTCGTTACTACTGAGACCCAGCAGGCTGGTTCCGTTGTAGTTACGGAGCCCGCGTCTAAACTTTGCACTCATTGGCGCTTCCTCCAAAGACATTGTGGTTAGTGAGCGCTATAGGAGGCAGCAGCAGATGCAGCGGCACGAACCGCCGCGGTCCGGCTAGTACGTGCTACTATGCGTTAAAAGATGCTCCGAGGAGTCCGTATATATACAGCTTTTTGCAGTGTGTACAGTGTATAGGGTAGAACGGGTCGATGACGCATACTCCACGCGAATCGGTCGACCGACCACGTGTCAGAGGCGGACACTGCCGGCCAAATAAGCCACACCCGGGAACAAAAATTTTTAACCGATGCATCAGTTAGGATCGATATAACGTGATGTGGATGCGTAATGTGTACTAGTCTAATGTCCAACAGCGCACAGTGACTCCGCCAGCCGCTGTACCGCTGAACTtgacggcagcggcacCACGCCGCTCACCGACCACACCGCAGCTGTGCGGCACAGGAGCGCTATGTCGCACGGCCGCAGTGACATCACCGCGGCGTCCAAACGCCAGCGTGGCCACAACTCCCGGAACCTGTCTAGCAGCGTGCCGCGGCCACGAAGGTACAGCTCGAAGCACGCCTCGATCTCGGAGTCAGTGGAAACGTTGCCTAGCAACGAGTAGTGTTGGCGGCTTCTGCATGCCTGAAACACTAATAAGTTGGCACATGAGAAACACCTACCTCGCGCAAGCGACAGGGAAGCGACGACAGCGACTGGCATGTGAACACGAATATGACGCTGCAGCTCCTTTGCCATTCCCACAGATCCCTAAAACGTTCCAGTTCTGAGCACAGCGCGTACAGGAGGCTCCTCATGTAGCCGCACGTCTCAGCAAGGCTGTCGGCGCCTTCTAACACGACCACGCAGCGCGGCACTGATCGGCGCGTGCTCGCCTTCCCTAGTGAATGGGCTGTCTCCGAATTCCCGGATAACAGACCACTGTCATGCTGACTGTTGACGCTATTAACATCCATGAATTGGCTGCTTAGCGACGAAAAGAAGCTGTGCACCAACTTTTCGCTCACGCCCACCTGGGGCCGTAGGAAATCCAAAACGCTAGACAatatcaacgtgctacgcAGCTCGTGTGCCAGAGCGATCGACAGCAGCGTCTTTCCGCAGCCAGATGGGCCTTCGATAGTCACGAATGGTTGCGGTGTCTCGCAAGCCTCGTCGGGTGACAGGCAAGCAGATACGAAGTCCCTCAGATTGGCAAGTAACGGTTCACCCAAAACCATCGAGTCAAAACCTTGCCGCACACTTATGGCGCCGTTGTCGACGCGGAGTGGCGGGAAACCGGCAGATGCGCCAACAGTCTTCCCAGCGTTGTGAGGCAACACGCATAAACCGGGGAGACCCACCGACAGCGCCAACGGCGGGCGTATGGCCACAGCCTTCTCAAAGGCACGCGCCGTTAGCTGTATATCGGCGAATAACTTGTTGTCACGGCCACTAACTCCACGTCCACGATCCGAAATGGCAGTCAGGTATTCGCACGACGCCATGCGCACGATGGTGTCGAGGCACGACATCCCATAACCCGACGTCAGAGAAACGAGGTAGTTGAGCAGATGGTCTCGTTTCtctccagctgctacgTTTAGGCTAGAGGTCAGGTAATGGGCGCGTCTAGAGTCTCTCTCTTCCACCGACCGAGCGAGGTCGACGCGGTGTTCAAAACACTGCAACCTGCCCAGCATGTATTCTGCTCCGTCAATGTGCACATCTGG
This genomic stretch from Babesia bigemina genome assembly Bbig001, chromosome : III harbors:
- a CDS encoding IPLA2-RELATED domain containing protein, putative yields the protein MSLEEAPMSAKFRRGLRNYNGTSLLGLSSNEWSAVRAVNKDVEEALVGVFKRLSLSEGGDAAGRPSIAFMESSQWHHRLPRLFLKTFNRVQNRSAIASHFNADRVISYLSSQGINVERFEESTLDLDGRLHQYIDLLLHVCYRAKAMASEVITTRTSVAEGEESKDEPDEDRDADETASFDAYQCPFKIGLVTAESRRDYVSTNAPSMSMLFLSLASSVNKALKRISSTGNIDMSAVEDRCMHLDLFVGRKGAGVGYVHDMLMDYASWGYLKLRPNEEPPRDATLTEMFEHVTYVSIDKIGTVGKSVADIGFSFAPCGFLVPYLMGTLSFLSEMNILNATTPLTGGSAGAITVVAASTVRPDVVELMLITEQMCEEGRIKGPLHNLDKLVKSSLDRWLIPGMYRVANERIGELRVSMAPRKGLRYYGKVVSQFNDNEDMRDAVRVSSNIPGLSSKEPVYFRGEVCYDGFFACERKDYCCCPTGAKRTVRINPFIMGRMNLNRQLLCNDYINPFLEGKDVYVVHYLRLKCLMRLLWRRKIDYEKKGNVGEWRNEVESMINAYDMLKGDLPVGHQLWPKIKHFFQRAIKSKSDEEDMSSIAWSTECVRIFKPELAELFMLVVASEIGLGVDTESKLSARNFPGKIDGVDLMARYGLKRGVLMLARTRFVATPYCLLDWLRHELEATARFPSDLPPPTPSDPELELLKDIRHSLMPPMSLLYYYTEFPYLLPSSLNNLQCVNVALKSAVTADIRYLFDVGRCDAFRWLIFEYISFENWLHLRIRQLEKAAAPKRSSVDGTQEVNTAASKPESDAKPIHERQRKMLSDFVEFIDLASIKAAEGEEAGATQADAHLNTLQNRLFRQAMLLDVIPPNYSHFAGHSHLWWQ